In the genome of Primulina tabacum isolate GXHZ01 chromosome 13, ASM2559414v2, whole genome shotgun sequence, the window TGTTTTGCAActtaaataaaatgaaaataggCGTAACTAAAATAAGTTCTAGAATTTAACATCTGCTTCACCAACCCCAAAATCATCGTTTGCTCTTCATCGTCTAATTGTTCCTCGTTCTTATTTGGTAAGAGAGAAGCATGTACCTTTCAAGACATAACAATATATATTTGGAATATTGACAAAATATCTCATAATGCGAAAGCACCATCGTACTTCATAAACTTATAAGAGTCATGACATAAATCATAGTAAGaactaaaattaatatatataatttccatggtttactgatatcagtatCTAATTTTTAATCCTCTAATAGGACGAGATCATAACAACGGTTATAATCCCACCGTATAAGAACTCATTTCATATCATAGTTCGGAAATACTTCATATATCCAGTTGAATCCTAATAGTGCTCAAAATATAGAATACTTTCAACATAACACAAAATGAATATCTCATGTTCAACGAAACTTAGAAAACTGATACAATTcatacatgatttattttaaaacataatgatagacttaatttaattgtggtgatgatagtcaaaaccagtagatcgcgttagtaaaaccagaagataatataaaagcagaagttttcgtatcgccttaacaaagcagtactcttcgagtacttatcagtttagaaaaacagaagcagaacttgacttctactgaatcagaacctaatgatcttatattaaatgttatcgttactttaccaagtacaaagtattaaatgcatcatcaatgctgaacaaagtcatttaatacgttttaccaaatgtggtatgaaacaagactgattgttctgaaactttttgcaggaacctttttaggtaataaagctgattttatCAGAAGTTAAAGAAGCcattttgtttatagacgttgaaTTCAAaacttctataaatacacaagatcaacgacgtttataGGTTACCGATACTGAAGCAACGTTTAAATTCTTTCATATACGAACGtcgatttgagcactcagaACTTCTCtctcctccccaactctgctccttcGCTAGGCGATGCTTTAGCAGGAaagtttaatttttctcctctcgaactctgctcctctgctatccgatgccttagcaggaaaatttaatttttctcactttcataatACAACAACATTCATGAACTGAAAAGAAGAACTTGAATTTATTGAATTTCAACTGATTACATGAGAAAATTCAAGATTAAATACATCAACGATAAAATCAAGAATGATATTTCCTAAGGTGGTAAGCATTCCAGGGCCTTTTCAAAGCCCTGCCTTGCGCATTCTCCAAGTAGTAGGCTCCAGAATTAAGCTTTTCGATCACTTTGAAGGGACCCTCCCACTTTAGGTCTAACTTTCCTATCCGCTCTTCCTCAACCTTCCTCATTACCAAGTCTCCTACCTGAAAGTTTCTCTGAATGACCTTCCGATTATAAGACTGTGCAATGCGATTCTTATAAGCTTCCAAGCGAATACTCGTGGCCTCTCTGTTCTCTTCCAACAGATCAAAGTCAGTGGCTCGTCTCATATTGTTATCTTCATCATAAAACATCTCCCTCACTGATTCCAATCCAATCTCAACCAGGAGCACCGTCTCATTACCATAGACTAAACTGAAAGGAGTTTCTTTGGTTTCTTCTCTCAGAGTTTTTTAGTAAGCCCATAATACACTTGGTAGTTCATCCACCCAATTGTCCTTAGTATTGCCAAGTCGTACCTTTAGACCGTGCACCAGCGTCCGATTAGTCACCTCCACCTGCCCATTACTCTGGGGGTAAGCTACAGAGGTAAAGACTTGTTGGTTCTTCATATCTTTACACCAAGCTTGGATCTTAGCTCCTTGGAACTATCTTCTATTATCGGATATCAGTCTCCTAGGCACCGTGTATTTGCACACTATATTCTTCCACAATAACTTCAGGACGTCACTCTCAGTGATCCTAGCCAAAGGCTCTGCTTCCACACATTTCGAAAAATAGGCAACTGCTACCAATAGAAACTTCTTCTGAGCAGGAGCTATAGGGAAAGGACCCACAATATCAATTCCCCAGTGGTCAAAAGGACATGCAGCCGTGATGGTCTTCATCAGCATGGCCGACCGGTGATGCAACCGGGCATTACGTTGACAACTATCATAGGACATCACTAATTCTTGGGCATCATGCGGCACGAAGGGCCAACAATAACCGGCGAGCAACATCTTTCTTGCCAATGCATAATCCCCCAAATCATTTCCACAACATCCCTCGTGAACTTCTCGGAGCACATAATCATCTTCTTTATAACTCAGAGCGGGCCTGTGAAGGATCTTCGATATAACACTTCTGCCACTATCACATAACGTGAACACCTTATCTTCAACTTACGAGCTTCCCTAGGGTCGTTAGAAAGCTTTCCCTCCATCAAATAACTAATTATCACAATCCTCCAATCCTTTTCTTCCTGTTCGACTGCAGGCAAACTTGTGTGAGGGGTGAGTTCAATTTGAAATACCACATATCTTGTCTTCCAACTCCCCATTGTTCCAGTAATTTTGGCTAGAGTATCCACCTTTTCATTCTCTTTCCTAGGGATATGCTCGAACGTAACCTCTGTGAACTTCTCTCTAATCTTGTCCACCTCTTGGGCGTACTCGATAAGTTTTTCATCTTTCACATCATATACCCCCTTCATCTGCTGCGCTACCAGCTGTGAGTCTGGAAAAATAAGAACTCGGTTAACTCACGTTTCTAGTTGCTCGAAGCCCTGCCAGCATAGCCTCGTACTCTGCCTCATTGTTGGATGGTCGAAAGTCCAAACTTATGGCTAAATTCACCTCCACTCCAGCTGGCGAAATCAATACTACCCCCACCCCACTTCCATCCTTCGATGAGGAACCATCCACATACACCTTCCAAGGGTCCTCATTCTCCTGACGCAAAGTCTCAGCCAGAAAATCAGCTAAGGCTTGCGCTTTGATAGCTGTTCTTGGCTCATACTGGATGTCATACTCTCTCAGCTCAGTAGTCCACTTAACCAAATAACCAGACATATTTGAATGAGTTAAGATCCTACCCAATGTACTGTTGGTGAGCACCGCAATTGGATGAGATAGGAAGTAGGGTCCAAGCATCTCGCCGTCATCACTAAAGCCAAAACCAATATTTCCAACCCTGAGTATCTTATCTCTACCCCTTTGAGTGCATGTGAAACATAGTAGATTGGCCGTTGAGTTTATCCCTCTAGCTTGACAAGACCGAACTCATAGCTCCCTCGGTGGCAGATAAATATACCCACAAAGTCTCACCTACTGCCGGTTTGGCCAGGACAGGAAGCTCAACAAGGTACTTCTTCAATTCTCAAAAGGCCTTCTCGCAATCCGGACCCGATTCAAATTTTTTCGCCTTACGCAAAGTCCGGAAGAACCGTAAGCTTCTGTGAGCGGACCTCGAGATAAACCTCGCCAGCCCAGCAATCCTCCTATTAAATTTTGCACCTCATTGGTTCCTCGAGGAGAAACCATATCTTGTATAGCTCAAACCTTCTCGGGGTTAGCCTCAATCCCCCTCTCTGTAACCATATAACCCAAAAACTTCCCACTCCTCACTCCAAAGACACATTTCTGAGGGTTCAAATTTAGCCCATAGGACCTGAGGGTGGAAAATGTCTCCACTAAATCAGGTATCAACTGGGTTGAGTCCTTTGACTTCACCATGAAGTCGTCCACGTACACTTCGACATTCCTTCCCACCTGCTCTGAAAATACTCTATCCATCAATCGCTGATACGTGGCTCCGACATTTTTTAGTCCGAAGGGAATGACCACGTAACAGAAAGTTCCTTCCTAGGTAATGAAACTCACTTTATCTTGGTCCTCCACAGCTAAGGGGATTTGGTGGTACCCTGATAAGCATCCAACATGCACAGATATTGATGTTCATCGGTGGAGTCCACCAACTGATCTATTCAGGACAAAGGACAACAATCTTTAGGACATGCCTTATTGAGATCTCTGAAGtccacacacatcctccacttcCCTGAACTCTTTGGGACTATGATGACATTCGATAGCCAAGTAGGAAATTTCACTTCTCGAATGTGTCCAGCCTCAATCAATTTTCCCACCTCTTTTCGGATAACTTTATCTTTCTCAGACCCGAATTgtctttttttctattttacagGGCGAGAATTAGGCAAGATGTTCAACTGATGCTCTGCAACATCTAGAGTCATCCCTGTAAGTTCTTGGGCCGACCAATCGAATCCGCTGAGATTAGCCTGTAAACAAGTAAGGAGTTCTTCCCTGACCCTTGGGTCAAGGTCCGGGGCTATTTCTGAGCGTCTTCTTTTCGGGCCCAAATGCTATGATCTCTGGATCTTCATCCATCACCTCCTGAACCTCCTTCTTTACCACGGGCAACCCGCTTCTTCCCCTTCTAATCATATTGACCTCCACACGCGCCCTCTTTCCCTCTTCCTTCACTATTCTTTCATAACACCGACGCGCGACTTTGTGGTCTCTGCACAGGACTCCAAACCCCTTTCCCACatgaaacttaagcttctgatgatatgTGGAAGCTACAACTCTGAAATCCATTAAGGCTGGGCATCCCAGAATTCCATTATACGCTGATGGAGGAAGGACAATTTGAACCAACGGCGGAATGTCATGTCCTTCAAACCCATACAGAGGAGTAGAAACCGGCTTaaactcaaatccttccaccttcatCTGATCTAGAGAGCTCTTGAACAAGATATTCacagagcttccattatcaataaagatCTGTGCCACATCGTAATTGGCAACGatggccgtcaccaccaaggcatcgttatgtggagccACAACGTCTCagaggtcttccggcccaaagctgatgacagGATCCTGGGGCAAGCCCgcacccctagatatctcaaagttttCCAACCTTCTCTCATGtgctttccgagctcgcccggagtctccatcagtagcaccttccgagatcatatgaatcattcttCTCATATCGTGGTTGTCTTCATTCCttcccctcctcggttcgatgggctcctgagggacatcttgaccTCGACCTTCCCTTCTCTGGTTCCCGaccctctgatttatccatggagcaCCTCGACCTTGCCTAGGGGACGGGCGAGATCTCAGTTCACTCCCGGATGAGGAtctttcttgtctagccagCGGCGGAAACCTAGCACTGCTCTCCACTCTTTGTGACTTCTCCCCCTTCTCCCCTGATTCCCTCACCTCTATCACTTTATCTCGATTCTTATTCAGATgaacatgtgatgagaattgtcctctacCTCTAGTTTTGTCCTCCTCCCTTTCACCTGCACTCCTCTTCCTACCTCCTCTCTCCGCCCCCTCAAATCTTCCTCCCCCAGGCCACTACTCCATCCTCTTATGTCGCTGGACGTCTTCTAGATTAACATATTTTTCCGCCTGAGATAATAGATCATCATAACTTGATGGAGGTTTCTTGACCAACGATTTAAAGAACTCCCCTCCTTTCAGTCCTTGGGTAAAgacacttatcatgatgtcaggggtagctgctggtatttccagcgctgcattgttgaaacgctggacaaattctcgcaaagtttcagcTTCTTAttgtttcatcacgaacatgCTCAAATAGTTTTTCTGATGCCTCTTGCTACTAGCGAATCGGTGCAAGAAAGCCGTAGAAAAATCCTCAAAAGACTGTATGGAATTGGGCTGCAAGATGTTAAACCATTgttgggctgacctcaccagcgtgcccagaaacaccctgcacTTGACCCCATCTATGTAACAGAGCCACATTCTCAAACCTCCCCAAGTGTTTCTCGGGGCCAGTATGTCCTTCGTACTCTCCAACATTTGACTGTCGAAAATTTGGAAGGAGCCCTTCTTCTAAAATGACGAGTGAAAAATGATTTCCTCTCTTGGGTCCGGCGCTCTgcttcccaactgctgcctcaacatTCGTATTTCCTTCCACATCTCTCCCATCTCAATATTCTCCCCACTTGGGAGGGGCTGTGTCTCTTCAATCCAATTCTGGTGACCCTCAGCATTTTTCTCTCGCTTCTGGCGAGTGGCCTGTTCTTCAGTATAAATAGACTCTTAGTTTTTTTTCATGGCCTCGTCTACTGTCCGGGTATAAATTGGCCCAAttgttccagggtcaagttccccacattctcACTGGGAAGGGGTTGTTCAGCTCTTGCCTCATGACGGGTCGTGTCTCGTCTCAAGACGAGGTTGTTCGGGTCCCatctgaggacgcgatgatgctgagtTGATTCTTCTGCTTCCTCTCCGGCCTACCATCTCTACTTCTCAGCTCAAATTTCCCACTGACGACGTCAAGTGATACTCACTAAAAATTTAGGGTTCGATTCCAGCGAGTGACGCTAGTCTAGACGCGGGCTTCAAATTTGCTCTGAGCCAGAAATCACAAAGAAGACTGTTAGAAGAGGGCCTGGAGGGTGTCCCGgcatagcccctccgacgctcaagtcacaGACTGAGGATATAAGGGGAGAgtagctaagggtgctgctgaaaaataatatagcgaatgagtgaatcaaacagtcaaacctgatatttataggataATACATGGGTCTGTCATGGGTCTGCCTTCCACCTGGGCTAGAGATGGCCCGAGGGTCCCAAATCTGATTTGGGCCTAACTCTAGTGGGCCCATCTCTGGGGTATCAGTCATCAATAAAATCAAGGCTCAACATATAATGCAATGTCGTGTCATGCATGAATGCTgcatatatatacaaaaaataTGTGTCTGTAAAATAGGTTTTTATTTTCACGCATCGATGTTTATATAATGTCACAAATTAATCCACGTAGACAAATAAATGTCATATAATCCACGTTCAACTAATATAAACACTATGATTACCTACTGTATATTATCTGGTAATaacatacattttctttttgaatTACTTGAGGTATAGATCGAGCTTGTAAATCACGAAAACTCTATAGGAGTGtcaaaaaatcatttatttatatcataattcgtagtttatttcattaaatatagaatttatattttgtatGATAATCACTCTTTTAATTTAACTAATTATAAGTCTTGAACCATTCAAGTTAGCATGACTGGAATAATATATTTcaaacaaataaatatttatatatctaGAATCAAAGTGTaactttattaaattctttaggcataataatatcattattatttctcaAAATTATCTAAAAGTCAAAGGAACCATTAGATTAAACCATAGTAGCTACTTATTAGCTCTAATCTTGATTATCATAGCCATTATGTCctaaactttatttaaatgatttaagtTTCCAATTCCAGTAAGTTTCAATGGCAAAGTTGAAGTCATATGCGTGACATCAtattttgaaaacaaataatttaacatgtaatcatgtacatatatataatttatatacagTAGGCTTGCATCTTGAATCAATATAGGCTATattattttaaagcctaaatttaCACAACCATAAGCATATTATTTCATAAGAGATTTCATACTTCATTTTCCTTAATACTAAAAAATGCAAtagataattataaattttagcCGAGGCttgcaacttaaaaaaaaaagttaagtGAATACGTGTGAATGTGATGATTTCACTTTATTTCTTATTTCTTCCTTCATATATTAGATTATTCTAGGGTTTAGAGAAGACATAATGTTTGTGCAGGAGACAATAGATAAACAACCATGTATTTGCTTACAAGGTGGATGTgacatttattatattatatggcTTTTTATGTgacatttattataattatattgtgTTTAACTTATCACTATACttgcatatttatttttttcttgtatTATGGTGTGTGTAACGTTCGAAAAACCAATCCACGTAAACAACATGcatgtaaaattattttaatttcttaattgttttatttaattgctttcaaatgctagcatgatatttattacatgattaaatatattattgcataattaaatgataaaaagacgtgatttcatgaaattaaggattttacccgaatattggataataggcagggaaaaggagatcggggacgaccaagataagaatatgtatttttatttaaataatggcaaggcttcctaatatgattaaaaacgatttaatttttttaaaaatgttggagttctaATTAtcttacgagtcgagctcgatttttcccgggaagccggttttgggcaaaacaaggagttttaaaagatcaaaaatattattttatggaaactaattttataaacttttattatttaattaattaaatgttattgggctcaatttaatcaatttaagtaggcccaattacccttaagttgcaagcccaaaaccaaagcccatttaacttgcaaattaaattataaatatgctATCTAGGTCCTTGAAACCTCATAATTCACCTACACCAGCCGAAAAACACACAGCACGCAGCtacaaaattcgaaaataaggttggaaaagaaaagcttgtgttcttcgtcgtccggtcatccaacgtcgcaccctcgccaaaGATCGTATagtcgagcgttataaacgcaaagacacgttttctaaactcttttaagatcatacaaatcatattatgcatgatttaattgttgATACATGAAAAATTTAGGTGTGTGAATATTTTACGGTGGCacgtttatttttcaaaaaaatacgTTGATTTTATGCTTGTTTTGAAAACGTTTTTGAATCTAACAGACACGCTTCCAATTCATggtaaatatgattaaaatatggttgaaatatgataaaaaaatttagggaACCAAGCTGGAACCATCGTGGGTTAAGGGAATATAAGAACCGTGTGAGTGTATTGTGTTGTGCTTGGTGAGAGGGATCTGATTGTTTGCATGGGGTCACGGGGCTGGCTAGGGCTGGTtgggggcttggccagggtcAGGTTCGAAGGCTAGGTAGGGTCCTATTGCGGCTAGGGTTCGAGCtaggggctggggaagagtccacgtgaagtgggactctcccccatgTGTTGTACGCTGCTGGACTTCAGGAGAGTGGTACAGCGGGGCTAAGGGCGAGTCGGGGTAGCTCCAGGTCCAAGGGTAATGGGCAGGAgtcgggctaggggctggtgctGCTGGCTCATTGCTGGCTCGAGCAAAACAAGGGGACCGCAGGGCAGCAAGATGGAACGCGCGCAGCTTCTGGTTCTTGTTTCAAGTGGTTCGATGCAGGGGTTTAAGGGGCTGGGCTGGTTTGGGCTGGGTTTGGGCGTGGTCCAAGAATGGTTAGGGTCaagtgggctcggtggtgggtcgaattgtaacgtaccgtacttttactacttaaaaatttgcggaaaaattaaaaattttcttaaataaatcgtgaaccctcaaaatttgataaaacaacTGTTCGTCCTCAAAAATTGTTGCAATagaaaaatctcaaaatgatgTTTACCAAAAGTATATGCTCGAACCTCAaacagtaacataaaatcagagtaattaaacattttcataaaagcttaaacttgggcggtcctcgggtttagcctcttaCTCAGTCCAAGcttgctccttggtccccatcCCTTGTCTCCTcgaaaacatcctcacctgcatcgatcaagtctagtgagtctaaagactcaacccgtataaactgggagtaacaagtactacatagtaaaaccacatgcaactttaaaatagaacatacataactaGAAACCTGAAATTGCACTGAACATGAACATACGTAtataacttagacgtgccataacgtgaaaactttcataaacatgcttgcatacttgtacatatataaacatacatgaacttcattattttgcgtagaagcatgtttcaaagcaagtgacccataacataattcgcctgatcagaataaaccacagtactgggctgacagggacgaatctactgccacatacatgagatccccgttcatgctttaacgggcggattggtccccgttcatgatttaacgttttccaatcctgatctaaacccgttcatgctttaacggggtgggttggtccccgttcatgatttaacgctttccaaccccttacatacattggtcacaagacatttagcatacctcaaaaacttgaaaataatttcTTGCACGTcgacatacttacatggcgttgagggattcgttggatttcatttggggtcgctgctgcacaaactaacatgaatttaaatacttaacttgcatagcttagacgtaggcgCACGTGCTCACACCTGAATTCAGtaaataacttaagacattctagaacact includes:
- the LOC142521936 gene encoding uncharacterized protein LOC142521936, with protein sequence MKGVYDVKDEKLIEYAQEVDKIREKFTEVTFEHIPRKENEKVDTLAKITGTMGSWKTRYVVFQIELTPHTSLPAVEQEEKDWRIVIISYLMEGKLSNDPREARKLKIRPALSYKEDDYVLREVHEGCCGNDLGDYALARKMLLAGYCWPFVPHDAQELVMSYDSCQRNARLHHRSAMLMKTITAACPFDHWGIDIVGPFPIAPAQKKFLLVAVAYFSKCVEAEPLARITESDVLKLLWKNIVCKYTVPRRLISDNRR